The sequence tttttttgtggttcATGTGATTGAATTTATACTCTAGACACTATGCATGTTCAATTTTGTAAGAAAATTTCATACCTAACTGAAGTAGGCTTTTTTCTAGTGGATAATAGAAAACTTTATTAATATGGGAGTCATTGCAACGGCAGCTTGATTGTTCATGGCaacgtttttattttttaatccaTCTTGGTAAATGATGTTGTGTGTGTCCAGAGCTTCGGATTGTTGGCTGTGTTTGCAATTATAGTCAGATGATACTGTGTGTTTTGTATCAAGACTTATTGTTGAATGTTTCCTGACAGGCAAGAACTTCCTCCGACTTTAACTTGCTCAACAGCATTTTAATGGGGAAAAAGGTAAGCAGTGTTTTGTATTTACAaagttttgattattttttatttctcatAATTTGTATTGTGTTTATTAATAGAAATTAGTGGAGACGCGATGTTCTCCATGCTACATCAATGGGATGATAACTCATTTGCAAGAAATTAATGCTGATGCGAAGCTAGCAGAGATCGATGCTATTGGGTTTGGCTTTGTGAAGCAGATTCCCCACTGGGCAGTCAAGCAGACGATAATGATTCAACTAGCCAGGGCTTATGATGTGGAGACAGAGACACTTATAGTTGACGTCGGGAACATCCCAGTTAGTGCTGAGTTAATAGGAAGGGCGTTAGGGATACCCTCCAATGGTCAGCTCCTTATCTTTAATTGTGAATTTATTGTCATTTATTTTGCTGTGGGTTTTGCTCTTAGGTATGGTTAAAATTATTCTATTTGCTTGTTTCAATCTGAAATGTAGGGCTTGACATtccgaaaatagaaaaaaagaatcCGGCTCACACGGAAATCAAAGAGcaattttaaaagaagaaaacaacTCAGCTGCGCGACTTCGTTTATGCCTACCCTATGGACACAGAAGCGGATAGGATAAATTTTAGAAGGCACTTCATATTAGTGGTCTTAAAGATGTTCCTCTGTCCAACCAGCCAACAAACAATTTCTCCATGGCACATTCCTCCAATTTTGGATGTCTTAGATCCAAGCAAATTTAACTGAGCACAGAAACATTCAAGTGGCTCGGGAAGGCGATTGAAACACACCAAAACAAGAAGCTTGAAACTTGTGGTGGCTGCATGTTTGCCCTAATGGTAAGTTTAAGTGTTCGTTTGCTTATTTAGCCCACTTGCGGTAATGCTGAACTAAGAAACCGTACAATCTTTCCATCCAGCTATTGTACTTTCAGCGGCTAAGGCATGGTGACCTAGAGCGCTGTCGAGAACCAGAGCCATGGTTGACTGCATGGACTGCATCAGAACTTGAAAAGAAGGCAAGTAATGTGATTGATGAGGTACTAGGATGGATGATACATTCTCTATTATAATATAATCCAACTAAGACATTTATAATTTTCTACCTCGGGATTTCGGATGAATGTTTCGTAAGCTCAGTTGACCCTTTGATGTTAGGGTCCCATCGGAAGGAAGGCAAAATTTCAAGAGAAGCCAAAATTGCGAACCAGGAAGAAAGGGGGAGAACATGCAACTAAAATTTCTCTCTTTCCGCTCTTTTTTTTTAGTTGCGTGTTCTCCCCCCTTCTTCCTGGTTCGCAATTTTGGCTTCTCTCGAAATTTTGCCCTCCTTCCGATGGGACCCTAACATCAAAGGGTCAACTGAGCTTACGAAACACTCATCCGAAATCCCGAGGTAGAAAATTATAAATGTCTTAGTTGGATTATATTATAATAGAGAATGTACCATCCATCCTAGTACCTCATCAATCACATTGCTTGCCTTCTTTTCAAGTTCTGATGCAGTCCATGCAGTCAACCATGGCTCTGGTTCTCGACAGCGCTCTAGGTCACCATGCCTTAGCCGCTGAAAGTACAATAGCTGGATGGAAAGATTGTACGGTTTCTTAGTTCAGCATTACCGCAAGTAGGCTAAATAAGCAAACGAACACTTAAACTTACCATTAGGGAAAACATGCAGCCACCACAAGTTTCAAGCTTCTTGTTTTGGTGTGTTTCAATCGCCTTCCCGAGCCACTTGAATGTTTTCTGTGCCCAGTTAACTTTGCTTGGATCTGGGACATCCAAAATTGGAGGAATGTGCCATGGAGAAATTGTTTGTTGGCTGGTTGGACAGAGGAACATCTTTAGACCACCAATATGAAGTGTCATCTAAAATTTATCCTATCTGCTTCTGTGTCCATAGGGCAGGCATAAACGAAGTCGCGCAGCTGAgttgttttcttcttttaaaattgCTCTTTGATTTCCCTGTGAGCCGgattctttttttctattttcagaATGTCAACCCCTACATTTCAGATTGAAACAAGTAAATAGAATAATTTTAACCATACCTAAGAGCAAAACCCATAGCAAAATAAATGACAATAAATTCACAATTAAAGATAAGGAGCTGACCATTGGAGGGTATCCCTAACGCCTTTCCTATTAACTCAGCACTAACTGGGATGTTCCCGACGTCAACTATAAGTGTCTCTGTCTCCACATCATAAGCCTTGGTTAGTTGAATCATTATCGTCTGCTTGACTGCCCAGCGAGAAATCTGCTTCACAAAGCCAAACCCAATAGCATCGATCTCTGCTAGCTTCGCATCGGCATTAATTTCTTGCAAGTGGGTTATCATCCCGTTGATGTAGCATGGAGAAAATCGCGTCTCCACTAATTTCTATTAATAAACACAATACAAATTatgagaaataaaaaagaataaaaactttGTAAATACAAAACACTGCTTACCTTTTTTCCCCATTAAAATGCTGTTGAGCAAGTTAAAGTCAGAGCAAGTTCTTGCCTGTCAGGAAACATTCAACCAAAAGTCTTGATACAAAATACACAGTATCATCTGACTATAATTGCAAACACAGCCAACAATCCGAAGCTCTGGACACACACAACATCATTTACCAAGAcggattaaaaaataaaaacgttGCCATGAACAATCAAGCTGCCGTTGCAATGACTCCCATATTAATAAAGTTTTCTATTATCCACTAGAAAAAAGCCTACTTCAGTTAGGTATAAAGTTTTCTTACAAAATTGAACATGCATAGTGTCTAGAGTACAAATTCAATCACATgaaccacaaaaaaaaaaaaacagcataaatgaaaaaaattaatcaGCAAATGCAACAAATTTGATATGATTCGCTATAATCCAACCATCCGTGCACAGTGTGCTATTACTAACTATGTtgtaatttaagaaaaaaaatggaaatcaATTGCAGGACAACAAAATGTCCTCCGCAATTCAACTAAACAGCAAATAACATGACATCGGTCATAAAAGGCTCCATAGATAGGAATGAGTTAAAAAATTGGTTCATTCCGTATTCATTCCGATTACGGAATGAACCAATGCAATTCTTGGTCACAATTGCTTATTATTATTAGCACTAGAAATTATTAACAGAAAAAAAATTGTTCATAAATGATGTAGGTCAGCTCAAAAACGTAAAATTTTTTACCTTCATATAGTATAATAGTCCTGTCGCATTATTTAGCAAAATTTCACGtggaaacaaaatttgtttctgtATAACTatgaattattatttaaattttaaaacgaGTCTCTACAACATCCAATAGCGATAATAATATATTCATAGATACGTACACACGAAACATGATGCAACTATAGTATTTACAACCAATTTTACTCATATCTACATAAGCCACCGCTAAAAGCCATGACATTATTGCATCCATCTTTTCTTATAAAATTGAACATCCATCATTTATAGAAATTAAAGGTCAATCAAATGAACAAGAAACAAATAAAGAATTCACTACTAAAATATCAAGCCCAGGCTCCATCAAATTTCAAACATGTTTTGTTTTAATCCAAGTATCCATGAACCATGTGATATTACTATCCATgatgtaatttaaaaaaaaatgtgaaaatcaACAGCATAACACCCACAGTCATGTGCAGTAAGAGTACATAGGCagttaaaaaaaatcaagttAAACAAGGTCCTTGGAAGCATACCTGTAAAAAATTGAACTTCTAATTACCTAAGTCACTAAAACAAGTCCTAATATTACCAGCTTGCTAGGCTCCAGAGATTTGCAACATCAGAAATTGCTACATAAATGATGTAGATCATGTCACATTTTTCTCATCAATCTTTTCTTACAAAATTGAACATCCGTCATTTATAGAAATTAAAGGTCAATCAAATGAACCTGATACAGATAAAGAAAAGAATACTAAAATATCAAGCCGAGGCTCCATCAAATTTTAAACATGTTTGCTTTAATCCAAGGTTCCATGAACCATGTGATATTACTATCCatgctttaatttaaaaaaaaatatatatcaaaatgAACAACATAACACCTGTAGGATTAcaagtgttcataacacgcagcggaagtaataaagtaatcctattgatctattttgtgcttaaaactttattgaaataaggttcaatactaagcgggtagtaaattagtcatactaaatttactaatcaaggttggcgtctagcaacgctCCTTGACGActcgatagtatgaagtaataatatttttatatatggtATTCTACTCATGCGTACTCTCTCTTCAGAAGTTTTAGGACAATCCTTTCTACTGAGAGTAATTCCAGTGCCTATTGGTAAATAGCCCTTTTTGGAGTTTTCCATGTTATACCTTTTCAATATGGTATCAATGTATATAGATTGTGAGAGTCCGAGCAACCTTTTAGATCTATCTCTATAGATCTTTATTCCTAGAATATAGACTGCTTCTCCCAAATCTTTCATGGAGAATTGTTGAGATAGCCAAGTTTTGGTATTTTGCAATGCTGGTACATTacggtttaattgtcaaactctaacttgttaccattattataatgaattatgaatgacttaagaaactcatttcttaatTCATTCAAACCCCTTGACCAAGGCATTGTTTATTCCATTCATTATAATCGTAAAGCTCAAACTCATTACCATAGTTGATGGATTCCattttgactaatcattaattctacaagtatttaaatcatacccaatgtcCATTCAACTAACACCGTAGGgtgttaggtgtccggaatcaaagtataacaaATACATTGTCCACTAAGAAAATGACTGTACTCCCACTAAATTTTTTGTATATGCAAGGATCCTCTTCACACCGGATAAAATCGAACTTTTCGATTGTCTTATTAAAGCAAATGTTCCAACTTCTAGAAGCTTGCTTTAGCCCATAAATGGCGCGTTGCAGCTTACAAATTTTACTATGATCAGACTGAAATGTGAAACCTTCAGGTTGTGTCATGTACACTTCCTCTTTGAGTTCTCCATTGAGAAAAGCTGTGTTCACATCTCAATGACAGATTGGATCTAGGGCATACATGTATTTCCAACaaaatctcccacttgcactagagccaatcaGTCATAtatttcaatcccaattcccacatgtgcttatcaaactcttttgatcCAAGTGCCTTAGTGAATGGGTCTGTTGCATTATCCTTCCCAGCAACCTTTTGAATTTTAACGTCTCCACGTTCAACGATCTCTCTTATCAAATGATACCTTCTCAAGATATGCTTAGATTTTTGATGTGATCTTGGCTCTTTTGCTTGTGCAATGGCTCCATTATTGTCGCACAGTAATGGAAGTGGTTCTTTAATTGAAGGCACCACATCAAGCTCGTTTATGAACTTCTTCATCCACATAGCTTCTTTAGCTGCCTCACTTGCTGCTATGTACTTAGAAGAATTAATAGTAGCTAAAGAAATcatgaaaactgttttcaagcgtGTCTTACCTTCCTCTTTGGTTTTCAAAGAAGCAAGGTACTCCTTGCAGTTTCTTTTCCAATGACCTTTGCCTTTACAATAAAAGCATTCAGCATCATTTTTGTCAGCCTTTTCTTGTTTGCCCTTGGGTTTGGTCACACCACCTTTAGGTGCCATGGGTtctcttttaaaattattctttCCATTTCCTCTTGCTTTCCACTTTCCTTTTTTCTTAGAAGAGTTGCCAACTACCATAGCAACTCCTTTCTTTTTCTCAGATGCAATTTGATTCTCATAATCAATTAGCATGTTGAGCATTTCATGAAGATCACAGCTTACTTTAATCATATTAAAGCTAACAATGAATTGTGAAAAGGTTTCTGGAAGAGATTGCAAGATCCAATCTTATGAAAGTTCTTTGCCCAATTTGCATCCCAACTTCTCAAGTTGTTCAATAAGATCAATCATCTTAGGAACATGGGGTCCAACAGGAGAGTCCACATCAAGTgtagatctaaacaaaattttgGACAATTGATATCGGGCCGTCTTACTTTGTGCACCATACATCTTCTTAAGATGTTCAATAATAGTTGGTGGATCCATATCCTGATGTTGCCTTTGAATATCAGAACCCATGGATGCCAGAATGATGCATTTGGCAGTAAGACAATTTTTCAAGTACTTCTCATAAGCCTTGGTTGCCTCATTATCAATACTTCCATCCTCTTTAGGAACTGGGGCCGTTACAGCAGGCTTATCGATTATATCAATTAGCCTTTCATGCATGAGAACAATTCTCAAATTGCGATANNNNNNNNNNNNNNNNNNNNNNNNNNNNNNNNNNNNNNNNNNNNNNNNNNNNNNNNNNNNNNNNNNNNNNNNNNNNNNNNNNNNNNNNNNNNNNNNNNNNNNNNNNNNNNNNNNNNNNNNNNNNNNNNNNNNNNNNNNNNNNNNNNNNNNNNNNNNNNNNNNNNNNNNNNNNNNNNNNNNNNNNNNNNNNNNNNNNNNNNNNNNNNNNNNNNNNNNNNNNNNNNNNNNNNNNNNNNNNNNNNNNNNNNNNNNNNNNNNNNNNNNNNNNNNNNNNNNNNNNNNNNNNNNNNNNNNNNNNNNNNNNNNNNNNNNNNNNNNNNNNNNNNNNNNNNNNNNNNNNNNNNNNNNNNNNNNNNNNNNNNNNNNNNNNNNNNNNNNNNNNNNNNNNNNNNNNNNNNNNNNNNNNNNNNNNNNNNNNNNNNNNNNNNNNNNNNNNNNNNNNNNNNNNNNNNNNNNNNNNNNNNNNNNNNNNNNNNNNNNNNNNNNNNNNNNNNNNNNNNNNNNNNNNNNNNNNNNNNNNNNNNNNNNNNNNNNNNNNNNNNNNNNNNNNNNNNNNNNNNNNNNNNNNNNNNNNNNNNNNNNNNNNNNNNNNNNNNNNNNNNNNNNNNNNNNNNNNNNNNNNNNNNNNNNNNNNNNNNNNNNNNNNNNNNNNNNNNNNNNNNNNNNNNNNNNNNNNNNNNNNNNNNNNNNNNNNNNNNNNNNNNNNNNNNNNNNNNNNNNNNNNNNNNNNNNNNNNNNNNNNNNNNNNNNNNNNNNNNNNNNNNNNNNNNNNNNNNNNNNNNNNNNNNNNNNNNNNNNNNNNNNNNNNNNNNNNNNNNNNNNNNNNNNNNNNNNNNNNNNNNNNNNNNNNNNNNNNNNNNNNNNNNNNNNNNNNNNNNNNNNNNNNNNNNNNNNNNNNNNNNNNNNNNNNNNNNNNNNNNNNNNNNNNNNNNNNNNNNNNNNNNNNNNNNNNNNNNNNNNNNNNNNNNNNNNNNNNNNNNNNNNNNNNNNNNNNNNNNNNNNNNNNNNNNNNNNNNNNNNNNNNNNNNNNNNNNNNNNNNNNNNNNNNNNNNNNNNNNNNNNNNNNNNNNNNNNNNNNNNNNNNNNNNNNNNNNNNNNNNNNNNNNNNNNNNNNNNNNNNNNNNNNNNNNNNNNNNNNNNNNNNNNNNNNNNNNNNNNNNNNNNNNNNNNNNNNNNNNNNNNNNNNNNNNNNNNNNNNNNNNNNNNNNNNNNNNNNNNNNNNNNNNNNNNNNNNNNNNNNNNNNNNNNNNNNNNNNNNNNNNNNNNNNNNNNNNNNNNNNNNNNNNNNNNNNNNNNNNNNNNNNNNNNNNNNNNNNNNNNNNNNNNNNNNNNNNNNNNNNNNNNNNNNNNNNNNNNNNNNNNNNNNNNNNNNNNNNNNNNNNNNNNNNNNNNNNNNNNNNNNNNNNNNNNNNNNNNNNNNNNNNNNNNNNNNNNNNNNNNNNNNNNNNNNNNNNNNNNNNNNNNNNNNNNNNNNNNNNNNNNNNNNNNNNNNNNNNNNNNNNNNNNNNNNNNNNNNNNNNNNNNNNNNNNNNNNNNNNNNNNNNNNNNNNNNNNNNNNNNNNNNNNNNNNNNNNNNNNNNNNNNNNNNNNNNNNNNNNNNNNNNNNNNNNNNNNNNNNNNNNNNNNNNNNNNNNNNNNNNNNNNNNNNNNNNNNNNNNNNNNNNNNNNNNNNNNNNNNNNNNNNNNNNNNNNNNNNNNNNNNNNNNNNNNNNNNNNNNNNNNNNNNNNNNNNNNNNNNNNNNNNNNNNNNNNNNNNNNNNNNNNNNNNNNNNNNNNNNNNNNNNNNNNNNNNNNNNNNNNNNNNNNNNNNNNNNNNNNNNNNNNNNNNNNNNNNNNNNNNNNNNNNNNNNNNNNNNNNNNNNNNNNNNNNNNNNNNNNNNNNNNNNNNNNNNNNNNNNNNNNNNNNNNNNNNNNNNNNNNNNNNNNNNNNNNNNNNNNNNNNNNNNNNNNNNNNNNNNNNNNNNNNNNNNNNNNNNNNNNNNNNNNNNNNNNNNNNNNNNNNNNNNNNNNNNNNNNNNNNNNNNNNNNNNNNNNNNNNNNNNNNNNNNNNNNNNNNNNNNNNNNNNNNNNNNNNNNNNNNNNNNNNNNNNNNNNNNNNNNNNNNNNNNNNNNNNNNNNNNNNNNNNNNNNNNNNNNNNNNNNNNNNNNNNNNNNNNNNNNNNNNNNNNNNNNNNNNNNNNNNNNNNNNNNNNNNNNNNNNNNNNNNNNNNNNNNNNNNNNNNNNNNNNNNNNNNNNNNNNNNNNNNNNNNNNNNNNNNNNNNNNNNNNNNNNNNNNNNNNNNNNNNNNNNNNNNNNNNNNNNNNNNNNNNNNNNNNNNNNNNNNNNNNNNNNNNNNNNNNNNNNNNNNNNNNNNNNNNNNNNNNNNNNNNNNNNNNNNNNNNNNNNNNNNNNNNNNNNNNNNNNNNNNNNNNNNNNNNNNNNNNNNNNNNNNNNNNNNNNNNNNNNNNNNNNNNNNNNNNNNNNNNNNNNNNNNNNNNNNNNNNNNNNNNNNNNNNNNNNNNNNNNNNNNNNNNNNNNNNNNNNNNNNNNNNNNNNNNNNNNNNNNNNNNNNNNNNNNNNNNNNNNNNNNNNNNNNNNNNNNNNNNNNNNNNNNNNNNNNNNNNNNNNNNNNNNNNNNNNNNNNNNNNNNNNNNNNNNNNNNNNNNNNNNNNNNNNNNNNNNNNNNNNNNNNNNNNNNNNNNNNNNNNNNNNNNNNNNNNNNNNNNNNNNNNNNNNNNNNNNNNNNNNNNNNNNNNNNNNNNNNNNNNNNNNNNNNNNNNNNNNNNNNNNNNNNNNNNNNNNNNNNNNNNNNNNNNNNNNNNNNNNNNNNNNNNNNNNNNNNNNNNNNNNNNNNNNNNNNNNNNNNNNNNNNNNNNNNNNNNNNNNNNNNNNNNNNNNNNNNNNNNNNNNNNNNNNNNNNNNNNNNNNNNNNNNNNNNNNNNNNNNNNNNNNNNNNNNNNNNNNNNNNNNNNNNNNNNNNNNNNNNNNNNNNNNNNNNNNNNNNNNNNNNNNNNNNNNNNNNNNNNNNNNNNNNNNNNNNNNNNNNNNNNNNNNNNNNNNNNNNNNNNNNNNNNNNNNNNNNNNNNNNNNNNNNNNNNNNNNNNNNNNNNNNNNNNNNNNNNNNNNNNNN is a genomic window of Arachis ipaensis cultivar K30076 chromosome B06, Araip1.1, whole genome shotgun sequence containing:
- the LOC110263680 gene encoding uncharacterized protein LOC110263680 — its product is MHERLIDIIDKPAVTAPVPKEDGSIDNEATKAYEKYLKNCLTAKCIILASMGSDIQRQHQDMDPPTIIEHLKKMYGAQSKTARYQLSKILFRSTLDVDSPVGPHVPKMIDLIEQLEKLGCKLGKELS